The Deltaproteobacteria bacterium genome has a segment encoding these proteins:
- the rplQ gene encoding 50S ribosomal protein L17: MRHNRDEKRFDRPVGHLRCMMANMTNSFFLHGRIKTTLAKAKELRRFAEGMITLGKKGDMPARRRAMAFMRDKTIVTRLFDEISSKYKDRNGGYTRILHADVRPGDSSQMALIELTPAGEEKQEKKGKTMKPASQKKAAGSAKRVEKAA, translated from the coding sequence ATGAGACATAACAGAGATGAAAAAAGATTTGATAGGCCGGTCGGTCATTTAAGGTGCATGATGGCCAATATGACAAATTCGTTTTTTTTGCACGGGAGAATAAAAACCACACTGGCCAAGGCAAAAGAATTAAGACGCTTTGCCGAAGGTATGATTACGCTCGGCAAAAAAGGCGATATGCCTGCCAGAAGGCGGGCTATGGCCTTTATGAGAGACAAGACTATTGTAACAAGGCTTTTTGACGAAATATCGTCTAAATATAAAGATAGAAACGGCGGTTATACAAGGATACTCCATGCCGATGTAAGGCCTGGCGATTCAAGCCAAATGGCGCTGATAGAGTTGACTCCGGCAGGTGAAGAAAAGCAGGAAAAAAAGGGTAAAACCATGAAGCCTGCGTCACAGAAAAAAGCAGCAGGTTCAGCTAAGCGGGTCGAAAAGGCAGCATAG
- a CDS encoding transcriptional repressor, with the protein MKLADKKELLQKYLHEKGLKSTTQRDAIIDVFFKTNTHINLEELLKRVRRKNPKVGYATVYRTMKLLTECGVAIERQFGDGQTRYEHIPDDSHHDHCICVKCGKIMEFENQKIEHLQKEIAEKMDFTVANHKLELYGFCSKCRD; encoded by the coding sequence ATGAAACTTGCCGACAAAAAAGAACTTCTCCAAAAATATCTGCACGAAAAAGGCCTCAAATCCACAACCCAGAGAGACGCAATCATAGATGTATTTTTTAAGACCAATACCCACATCAATCTGGAAGAGCTTCTTAAGAGGGTCAGGCGTAAGAATCCCAAGGTCGGCTACGCAACGGTCTATAGGACAATGAAGCTTTTGACCGAATGCGGCGTTGCCATTGAAAGGCAGTTTGGCGATGGCCAGACGAGGTATGAACACATACCCGATGATAGCCACCACGACCACTGTATATGTGTTAAGTGCGGCAAGATTATGGAATTTGAAAACCAGAAGATAGAGCACCTGCAAAAGGAGATAGCCGAAAAGATGGATTTCACCGTTGCCAATCATAAGTTGGAGCTCTACGGCTTTTGTTCAAAGTGCAGAGATTAA
- a CDS encoding metal-dependent transcriptional regulator: MTDQKTVEEILEFIWTQREAGKDSVSELLKIDEVKEAKADMTALLALQDDGLVRIKDDIITLTSKGEKLAETTVRRHRLAERLLTEVLEIEENALEESACSFEHSLSPIVTDSICTLLGHPPTCPHGHPIPRGECCRKFRVDVKPLVQPLKDMEIGQSGRIVFIIPASHSRLDRLGSLGIVPGSIIRLHQKRPSFVIEIGETTLAIDYDITKEIYVKKES, translated from the coding sequence ATGACAGACCAAAAAACCGTAGAAGAGATTCTGGAATTTATCTGGACACAGAGGGAGGCTGGCAAGGACAGTGTTTCCGAGCTTTTAAAAATAGATGAGGTCAAAGAGGCAAAGGCAGATATGACAGCCTTGCTGGCCTTGCAGGACGACGGCCTGGTTCGCATCAAAGACGACATAATCACGCTTACATCAAAGGGTGAAAAATTAGCAGAGACCACGGTCAGGAGGCATAGGCTTGCGGAGAGGCTTTTAACTGAGGTTTTGGAGATTGAAGAAAATGCCCTGGAAGAGAGCGCGTGCAGTTTTGAACATTCCCTTTCGCCAATTGTTACAGACAGCATCTGCACGCTTTTGGGACATCCCCCCACATGCCCGCACGGCCATCCGATACCAAGGGGAGAGTGCTGCAGGAAGTTCAGGGTGGATGTAAAACCATTGGTTCAGCCTTTAAAAGATATGGAGATAGGCCAGAGCGGAAGGATAGTTTTTATCATTCCTGCTTCCCATTCAAGGCTGGACAGGCTCGGCTCTCTCGGCATTGTCCCCGGCAGCATTATAAGACTGCATCAGAAAAGACCATCCTTTGTCATAGAGATCGGTGAGACCACCCTTGCGATAGATTACGACATTACAAAAGAGATATATGTAAAAAAAGAATCTTAA
- the glyA gene encoding serine hydroxymethyltransferase has translation MSILKKFDPEIFEAIRLETERQEYKLELIASENIVSEAVLEALGSVMTNKYAEGYPGKRYYGGCEFVDIAETLAIERAKKLFNCDHVNVQPHSGSQANMAVYMSVLKPGDTVLGMNLSHGGHLTHGSPVNFSGQLYNIVFYGVRKDNHRIDYDEVRDLVKQRRPKMIVVGASAYPRIIDFKAFREIADEVGAVVMADIAHIAGLVVAGLHPSPVPYAEFVTTTTHKTLRGPRAGMIMCRADYAKAVDKQIFPGIQGGPLMNVIAAKAVAFKEALLPSFKEYQKQIVANAKTLASELINKGYDLVSGGTDNHLMLVDLTKKDITGKEAEDALVKAGITVNKNTIPFEIRSPFVTSGIRVGTAVVTTRGMKEAEMRVIANLMDDAVKNRKDEPKLASIKTDVRRLCEKFLFYKNRLT, from the coding sequence CTGAAAATATTGTAAGCGAGGCTGTGCTTGAGGCCCTTGGCAGTGTCATGACAAATAAATATGCCGAGGGGTATCCCGGCAAGAGATATTACGGCGGATGCGAGTTTGTTGATATTGCTGAGACCCTTGCTATAGAAAGGGCCAAAAAACTCTTTAACTGCGACCATGTTAATGTCCAGCCCCATTCAGGCTCGCAGGCCAATATGGCTGTCTATATGTCGGTTTTAAAGCCTGGGGATACTGTTCTCGGAATGAATCTTTCCCACGGCGGACACCTCACCCATGGAAGCCCTGTAAACTTTTCAGGACAGCTCTACAATATCGTCTTTTACGGGGTTAGAAAAGATAATCACAGGATTGACTATGACGAGGTAAGGGATTTGGTAAAACAGCGCCGTCCAAAGATGATCGTTGTAGGCGCAAGCGCCTATCCGAGGATCATAGATTTTAAGGCATTCAGGGAGATTGCAGATGAGGTAGGCGCTGTAGTGATGGCGGACATTGCCCATATTGCAGGCCTTGTTGTTGCAGGATTACATCCAAGCCCGGTGCCTTATGCAGAGTTTGTCACAACTACAACGCACAAGACGCTCCGTGGTCCAAGGGCTGGCATGATCATGTGCAGGGCCGACTACGCAAAGGCTGTGGATAAACAGATATTCCCCGGCATTCAGGGCGGGCCTCTTATGAATGTAATTGCCGCAAAAGCGGTTGCATTCAAAGAGGCGCTTCTGCCTTCATTTAAAGAATATCAGAAACAGATTGTAGCCAACGCAAAAACACTTGCCAGTGAACTTATAAATAAAGGCTATGACCTTGTTTCAGGCGGGACAGACAATCATCTTATGCTTGTTGATTTGACTAAAAAGGATATTACAGGAAAAGAGGCGGAAGATGCCCTTGTAAAAGCGGGCATTACAGTAAATAAAAACACAATCCCATTTGAAATTAGAAGCCCGTTTGTAACCAGCGGTATAAGGGTCGGAACGGCTGTTGTAACTACCAGAGGCATGAAAGAGGCCGAGATGAGGGTTATTGCCAATCTTATGGATGATGCCGTAAAAAATAGAAAAGACGAGCCAAAACTCGCTTCAATAAAGACCGATGTCAGAAGACTTTGCGAAAAATTTCTCTTCTATAAGAATAGGCTGACATAA
- the feoB gene encoding ferrous iron transport protein B, with product MHEHKKTKIKEEGERLILVGNPNVGKSVIFGALTGRYVTVSNYPGTTVEVTRGSASIGGRKYIVIDTPGVNSLVPMSEDERVTRDILLNERTDSVIQVADTKNLRRSLLISLQLAEIGIPFSLALNMIDEARSKGWNVDTDRLSETLGIDVIPTIATQRQGIDNLVKTVSSQRPSHFKAVYGADIEEAIQAIGEFLPETFISGRAIALMLLSGDETLNNWLHKNVSEEAVKNIEDIRYNIQSGCAEPLGYMLNIERLKMVDRIVADVVTMEPASGGRIALFLGKWSMHPIAGVPILFAVLYLMYVFVGQFGAGTSVNFLEKIVFGEYLNPWASRVVKTIIPVEIIQDIMVGQYGLITMAFTYAIAIILPIVGYFFIFFGLLEDSGYLPRLAVMVDKIFKIIGLNGKAVLPMVLGLGCDTMATMTTRILETKKERIIVTLLLALGVPCSAQLGVILGMLAGVSFKATLWWGGVVVFTMLLVGFFASKVVPGEASDFLLEIPPIRVPKFSNILIKTLVRVEWYLREAVPLFILGTLFLFIMDKISVLNIMERIASPVVVDFLDLPAKATEAFIVGFLRRDYGAAGLFALQKDGMLNPIQVVTSLVTMTLFVPCIANFFMIVKERGLMTAVWMSAFIFPFAVLVGGALNFILRALEINL from the coding sequence ATGCACGAACATAAAAAAACAAAAATTAAGGAAGAGGGTGAAAGACTTATCCTTGTCGGCAATCCCAATGTTGGGAAGAGCGTCATATTCGGCGCGCTGACAGGGAGATATGTCACCGTATCCAATTATCCAGGCACGACTGTTGAGGTAACAAGGGGGAGCGCCTCCATCGGCGGCAGGAAATATATTGTTATAGACACCCCGGGCGTGAACAGCCTTGTGCCCATGTCTGAAGACGAAAGGGTTACAAGGGATATATTGCTAAATGAGAGGACTGATAGTGTAATACAGGTGGCGGATACAAAAAACCTGAGGAGGTCTCTTCTTATATCCCTACAACTTGCTGAAATCGGGATACCGTTCTCTCTTGCGCTTAATATGATAGATGAGGCAAGAAGTAAGGGATGGAATGTTGACACAGATAGATTGTCGGAGACGCTTGGCATTGATGTAATCCCGACAATTGCAACACAGAGGCAGGGGATAGATAATCTGGTTAAGACAGTTTCTTCCCAAAGGCCGTCTCATTTTAAAGCCGTCTATGGCGCGGATATAGAAGAGGCAATTCAGGCTATTGGGGAATTTTTGCCTGAGACTTTTATATCAGGGAGGGCCATTGCCCTTATGCTCCTTTCAGGCGATGAAACCCTTAACAATTGGCTGCATAAAAACGTTTCAGAGGAGGCTGTTAAAAACATAGAGGATATCCGCTATAATATTCAATCCGGATGCGCAGAGCCGCTTGGCTATATGCTGAATATTGAGAGGCTCAAGATGGTTGACAGGATTGTGGCGGATGTTGTGACAATGGAGCCTGCAAGCGGCGGGAGGATCGCCCTCTTTCTGGGAAAATGGTCAATGCACCCTATTGCCGGCGTCCCAATCCTCTTTGCTGTTTTATATTTAATGTATGTGTTTGTAGGACAGTTTGGGGCGGGAACCAGCGTTAATTTTTTAGAAAAGATTGTGTTTGGCGAATATCTCAATCCATGGGCATCACGGGTTGTAAAAACTATAATACCGGTAGAAATTATCCAGGATATTATGGTCGGGCAATACGGCCTTATAACAATGGCCTTCACATATGCAATTGCAATCATACTTCCCATTGTCGGATATTTTTTCATATTCTTTGGCCTGCTTGAAGATTCAGGATATCTTCCAAGGCTTGCGGTCATGGTGGACAAGATTTTTAAAATAATAGGCCTGAACGGCAAGGCAGTGCTTCCGATGGTCCTTGGTCTTGGCTGCGACACAATGGCTACAATGACAACAAGGATATTGGAGACCAAAAAGGAAAGGATAATTGTAACCCTCCTCCTTGCCCTTGGTGTGCCATGCTCTGCGCAGCTTGGTGTAATCCTTGGTATGCTGGCGGGGGTCTCTTTTAAGGCAACTTTATGGTGGGGAGGGGTTGTGGTTTTTACCATGCTTCTGGTGGGTTTTTTTGCGTCAAAGGTTGTTCCCGGCGAGGCGTCGGATTTTTTGCTGGAGATACCGCCTATACGTGTTCCCAAATTTTCCAATATCCTGATAAAGACCCTTGTAAGGGTAGAATGGTATTTAAGAGAGGCGGTGCCGCTTTTTATCCTTGGAACTTTGTTTTTATTTATAATGGATAAAATATCTGTATTAAACATCATGGAAAGGATAGCGTCCCCGGTTGTTGTCGATTTCCTTGATTTGCCTGCAAAGGCTACAGAGGCATTTATCGTAGGTTTTTTAAGAAGGGACTACGGCGCAGCGGGGCTCTTTGCATTGCAGAAAGACGGCATGTTAAACCCTATTCAGGTTGTGACGAGCCTTGTTACAATGACCCTTTTTGTTCCGTGCATAGCAAACTTTTTTATGATAGTAAAGGAAAGGGGGCTTATGACCGCCGTCTGGATGAGTGCATTCATATTTCCATTTGCAGTCCTTGTCGGCGGGGCGTTAAATTTTATTTTGAGGGCGCTGGAGATAAATCTGTAA
- a CDS encoding tetratricopeptide repeat protein produces MLLKSRPVFFIAIAAILSFAAFQRNTAWMGRAAIWLDAAQKAPLKARPHANVGLFYDMAGDLDKARDEYKRAIQLEPDYLAPYGPLAVIYGKKGDIDMAINMLLWAIERLPGKDPKFNTALGVAYRAKGMLKEAEMEFQEALRVNPYYDIAHYNLAQIYEQIGLKDEALKHYRSFLETAPPNP; encoded by the coding sequence ATGCTGTTAAAATCCAGGCCGGTCTTTTTTATTGCTATAGCAGCTATACTTTCCTTTGCCGCGTTTCAGAGAAATACTGCATGGATGGGAAGGGCTGCCATATGGCTGGATGCAGCGCAAAAGGCGCCTTTGAAGGCCAGGCCGCATGCAAATGTGGGGCTTTTCTATGACATGGCAGGCGATCTTGACAAGGCCCGGGATGAATATAAAAGGGCCATACAATTAGAACCCGATTATCTTGCCCCTTACGGCCCACTGGCGGTTATCTACGGGAAAAAGGGGGATATTGACATGGCTATTAATATGCTTTTGTGGGCTATAGAGCGGCTGCCCGGGAAAGACCCAAAATTCAATACTGCCCTTGGTGTTGCATATAGAGCCAAAGGTATGTTAAAAGAGGCTGAAATGGAGTTTCAGGAGGCCCTCAGGGTAAACCCGTATTACGACATAGCGCATTATAATCTGGCGCAGATTTATGAACAGATAGGTTTAAAAGACGAGGCATTAAAACATTACAGGAGTTTTCTTGAGACCGCGCCGCCCAACCCCTAA